One stretch of Euphorbia lathyris chromosome 7, ddEupLath1.1, whole genome shotgun sequence DNA includes these proteins:
- the LOC136235486 gene encoding polyadenylate-binding protein 5, which translates to MAAVAPAIVTSVTATPTLPVGAAGPFTSPSLYVGDLEQNVNEGQLYDLFSQIAQVVSVRVCRDLTRRSSLGYAYVNFSNPQDAANAMEALNFTPLNGKPIRIMFSYRDPSIRKSGYANVFIKNLDTSIDNKALHDTFAAFGIVLSCKVAVDSNGQSRGYGFVQFDNEEAAVNAIKRLNGMLLNDKQVYVGLFVRRQERIRANGSPKFTNIYVKNLSETTTDEDLKKVFSSYGTITSAIIMKDENGKSRCFGFVNYENPECAATATEKLNGATFDDKAWYVGRAQRKPEREAELRAKFELERISKYEKLKAANLYLKNLDESVNDEKLKDLFSEFGTVTSCKVMVDSQGLSKGSGFVAFGTPEEASKALNEMNGKMIGRKPLYVAVAQRKEERKARLQAQFAQIRAPTALSPLASGIPGYPGAPRLAPQQLYFGQGTPGMMPPQHAGYGFQQQLMPGVRPGVPPNYIMPYQLQRQGQPGQRMGMRRGGNAQQMQQQLMHHNNNQGMRYMGNARNGLDSSIVPQGLVAPMMPLTFEVAGSQIDAHQPVSISILASALASASLEKRNEMLGDHLYPLVERLQPNHVAKVTGMLLEMDQTEVLHLIESPDALKTKVAEAMHVLREATASNVGDQLGSLGLSE; encoded by the exons ATGGCGGCAGTGGCTCCGGCGATTGTCACTTCAGTGACTGCTACTCCAACTCTTCCCGTTGGTGCGGCAGGGCCTTTTACCAGTCCTTCCCTTTACGTCGGCGATCTGGAGCAAAATGTTAATGAAGGGCAATTGTATGATTTGTTTAGCCAGATTGCTCAAGTCGTTTCTGTTAGGGTTTGCCGGGATCTGACTAGGCGATCCTCTCTTGGTTATGCTTATGTTAATTTTAGCAATCCACAAGACG CTGCAAATGCTATGGAGGCTCTGAATTTCACACCTTTGAATGGGAAACCTATCAGGATAATGTTTTCTTATCGAGATCCTAGTATCAGAAAAAGTGGATATGCTAATGTTTTTATTAAGAACCTGGATACATCAATTGATAATAAGGCGTTGCATGACACATTTGCTGCTTTTGGAATAGTCCTTTCTTGCAAGGTTGCTGTTGATAGCAATGGTCAATCAAGAGGCTATGGTTTTGTACAGTTTGATAATGAGGAAGCTGCAGTAAATGCAATCAAACGGTTGAATGGTATGTTGCTTAATGATAAACAAGTCTATGTTGGACTGTTTGTTCGACGCCAGGAAAGGATCCGGGCAAATGGATCACCAAAGTTCActaatatttatgttaaaaatttgTCTGAGACAACAACTGATGAGGACCTCAAGAAAGTCTTTAGCAGTTATGGTACCATCACCAGTGCAATTATTATGAAGGATGAAAATGGAAAATCCAGATGTTTTGGGTTTGTGAACTATGAAAACCCGGAATGTGCTGCTACTGCTACTGAGAAATTGAATGGGGCCACTTTTGATGACAAAGCATGGTATGTTGGAAGGGCCCAAAGGAAACCTGAGAGGGAGGCAGAGTTGAGAGCCAAGTTTGAGTTGGAAAGAATTAgtaaatatgaaaaattgaaGGCTGcaaatttatatttgaaaaatcTTGATGAAAGCGTTAATGATGAAAAACTGAAAGACTTATTTTCTGAGTTTGGTACTGTAACATCATGCAAG GTAATGGTTGACAGCCAAGGGCTAAGCAAAGGCTCTGGTTTTGTTGCCTTCGGTACACCTGAGGAAGCTTCTAAGGCT TTGAATGAAATGAACGGGAAGATGATAGGAAGGAAGCCCCTTTATGTTGCTGTTGCCCAGcgcaaagaagaaaggaaggcTCGATTACAG GCACAGTTTGCTCAAATTCGAGCCCCTACTGCACTTTCACCTTTGGCTTCAGGGATTCCTGGATATCCTGGGGCACCAAGGCTTGCACCACAGCAGCTTTACTTTGGTCAAGGGACTCCTGGTATGATGCCCCCTCAGCATGCTGGTTATGGCTTCCAGCAGCAGCTCATGCCTGGAGTGCGCCCTGGTGTTCCTCCAAATTATATCATGCCATATCAGCTTCAAAGACAGGGGCAACCTGGACAGCGGATGGGAATGCGACGCGGGGGAAATGCCCAGCAGATGCAGCAGCAG CTTATGCACCATAACAACAATCAAGGCATGAGATACATGGGTAATGCCAGAAATGGCTTAGACTCATCTATTGTGCCGCAAGGTCTAGTGGCTCCAATGATGCCACTGACCTTTGAGGTTGCAGGGAGTCAAATTGATGCTCATCAACCAGTAAGCATCTCCATTCTTGCATCTGCCTTGGCTTCTGCTTCCCTAGAAAAACGAAATGAG ATGCTAGGTGACCATCTATATCCGCTAGTGGAGCGTCTTCAGCCCAATCATGTGGCAAAGGTAACTGGGATGCTGCTGGAGATGGATCAAACGGAGGTGCTTCATCTCATTGAGTCTCCAGATGCACTGAAAACGAAGGTAGCTGAAGCAATGCACGTACTTAGAGAAGCAACTGCTTCAAATGTTGGTGATCAGCTTGGTTCTTTGGGATTGAGTGAATGA
- the LOC136235487 gene encoding uncharacterized protein yields MSSTLFIAVQCFQCSTMQVKQKKKSSNWTCVVCNQKQSVRKVFAQGYMAKDIRKVVQTFNMSRKLADEESEQNESLIGVTSLSDSVVLEDQQRKKRPDWNEYLDPTEHGNKENAIEEGDEFGPKIVTELPKELFKKPKLNKNVSGFDGEKIDESSYKPVFSKRNAIPNHVFSQGKEGKKHQAGKVISPRVWSDLMTRDSKEPKTSQGQLKMGMKGSKWDTYMSNDENNFKVRNSADDMDQCTQDMWEKMVDDQKVEDDVHPDFM; encoded by the exons ATGTCGTCTACCCTCTTCATCGCCGTTCAATGCTTCCAGTGCTCCACTATGCAG GTGAAGCAGAAGAAGAAAAGCAGCAACTGGACATGCGTGGTTTGCAATCAGAAGCAGTCTGTGAGGAAAGTCTTCGCCCAGGGTTACATGGCTAAAGACATCCGTAAGGTAGTCCAAACCTTCAACATGTCTCGCAAGTTGGCCGATGAGGAGAGCGAACAGAACGAATCCCTAATCGGAGTTACTTCACTGTCTGATTCTGTCGTTTTAGAGGATCAACAGAGGAAGAAACGCCCTGATTGGAATGAGTACCTTGATCCAACAGAGCACGGGAATAAGGAGAATGCGATAGAAGAAG GAGATGAGTTTGGACCAAAGATTGTGACGGAGTTGCCCAAGGAGCTGTTTAAGAAACCCAAACTGAACAAGAATGTTTCTGGTTTTGATGGTGAAAAGATTGATGAAAGCTCCTACAAACCAGTTTTCTCAAAGAGGAATGCCATTCCCAATCATGTCTTTTCGCAAG GTAAAGAGGGAAAGAAACATCAAGCTGGTAAGGTCATAAGCCCTCGTGTGTGGAGTGACTTGATGACAAGAGACTCTAAGGAGCCAAAAACAAGTCAAGGTCAGCTAAAAATGGGAATGAAGGGTTCCAAATGGGATACTTACATGAGCAATGATGAAAATAATTTCAAAGTGAGAAATTCTGCAGATGATATGGATCAATGTACCCAAGATATGTGGGAGAAAATGGTGGATGATCAAAAGGTAGAAGATGATGTTCATCCAGATTTCATGTGA
- the LOC136235488 gene encoding uncharacterized protein yields MSLDSHIEKVLWTKFQISKRVTELALEINNDFASVSPPPVIVGVATGAFLFLADLVRQIKLPVSVDFIRAESYGSGTESSGAPTISMDMKLDVQGKHVILVEDIVDTGSTLSSVIDHLERKGASSVSVCSFLDKPARRKLHFQLLGDGKYYTGYQCPDEFVVGYGMDFAELYRNLPYVGILKPQYYK; encoded by the exons ATGTCGCTGGACTCTCACATAGAGAAGGTGCTATGGACCAAGTTCCAAATTTCAAAACGAGTAACCGAACTTGCTTTGGAAATCAATAACGATTTTGCTTCAGTTTCTCCTCCTCCTGTCATTGTGGGCGTGGCTACCGGCGCATTCTTGTTCTTAGCTGACTTGGTTAGGCAAATAAAATTGCCTGTTTCCGTTGATTTTATTCGCGCCGAATCTTATGGTTCCGGCACCGAGTCGAGCGGTGCCCCTACTATTTCCATGGACATGAAGCTCGATGTTCAAGGCAAACACGTTATTCTG GTTGAGGACATTGTTGACACAGGAAGCACCTTATCGAGTGTTATTGATCACTTGGAAAGAAAGGGAGCATCCTCTGTATCAGTTTGCAGTTTCCTTGATAAGCCAGCTAGGAGGAAACTCCATTTTCAACTTCTAGGTGATGGCAAGTACTACACTGGCTATCAG TGTCCAGATGAGTTTGTTGTGGGTTATGGAATGGACTTTGCAGAACTATATAGGAATCTGCCGTATGTGGGAATCTTGAAGCCTCAGTATTACAAGTGA